Below is a window of Chryseobacterium arthrosphaerae DNA.
TTAGGCATATCTGACCTCCAGGGCAGTTAATACCTCCTTTAATAGCTTTCAGTTCCTGTCTTTCGATTTTTTTTAAATTTTTCATAATATTTAGGTTTAGTTCTGTTCGAAATTAATCAATTTTTATTTACTGAGGTAAATTATTCTTAAAAAATATTTATTATCCGTGTGAGTTTACCGGTGTGATATTGATGGATAAGCCTTTTAAATCAGGTAAAATATATCAGCTCTGAAAGTTTTCCCGGAATGAAGTTCATCAGAACATACTCTGAGATAAAAATCTTGTCTTGTGGCAAGTGGGATTTCATAATGACTTGGTAATTTTGATTCAACATATTACTTAACTAAATCCGGAATATTATGAAAAATCTATTCAAATCTTATACGTTATTCATCGCCGCTGTACTTATTTTACTGACTGTATCACAGATGAATGCTCAGAAAATAAAACCTTCTGACAGTGGCTATGCTCCTGTGAACGGGATCAAAGTTTACTATGAAGTATATGGCGAAGGCCGCCCTGTAATTTTGCTGCATGGCGCTTTTATGACCATTGATACAAACTGGGGAGAACTGATTCCCGAGCTTTCAAAAAACAGAAAAGTAATTGCCGTCGAATTGCAGGGCCATGGGCACAGCCCGTACTCAGACAGAAAATTATCTCATACCACATTGGCGAGTGATGTGGCAGGAGTAATGGATCATCTGAAGGTTGAAAGTGCGGATGTGGTAGGATACAGTTTTGGAGGCGCCATAGCCTATCAGTTTGCCATCCAGAGCCCTAAACGGTTAAAAAATCTGGTCATTATTTCTGCCACATATAAAAGCAGTGGCTGGATCCCTGAGATCAACAGTGTCTTTAAAACCATGAAACCGGCTCTTTTTGAAAATAGTCCTATGCATACAGCTTATAATGCAGTAGCTCCTGATAAGACAAAATGGACAAAATTCCTGGAGCAGATGATTGCTTCTGCCGGAACGCCATATGATATGGGAGATTCCAATATTGCTAAAATTACCGCTCCTGTGCTGATCATAGCAGGTGATAATGACGGACTGGATAAAACCGAACTCGCAAAAACCTATAAGTTATTGGGCGGGGGTATTGCCGCTGATATGGCTCCCATGCCAAAGTCCCAGCTGGCTATTGTACCGGGACAAAGCCATGTAAGCCTGATGATGCAGACCGCAACAATACTTGGCTACCTGAATAATTTCTTAAAATAATCTGAAGCTGTAACAGCCCATATTTTCTTTCATTAATACCATACCATATGAATACAAAATTTGAAGCAGGAATCAATATCGCCATCAAAATTCCAAAAAATAAATATCAAAAAACGGTCGCTTTTTACAGGGATATTCTGAAACTTGAGGTTGAAGAAAAGCCGATTACCAATCCTACGGTT
It encodes the following:
- a CDS encoding alpha/beta fold hydrolase; its protein translation is MKNLFKSYTLFIAAVLILLTVSQMNAQKIKPSDSGYAPVNGIKVYYEVYGEGRPVILLHGAFMTIDTNWGELIPELSKNRKVIAVELQGHGHSPYSDRKLSHTTLASDVAGVMDHLKVESADVVGYSFGGAIAYQFAIQSPKRLKNLVIISATYKSSGWIPEINSVFKTMKPALFENSPMHTAYNAVAPDKTKWTKFLEQMIASAGTPYDMGDSNIAKITAPVLIIAGDNDGLDKTELAKTYKLLGGGIAADMAPMPKSQLAIVPGQSHVSLMMQTATILGYLNNFLK
- a CDS encoding bacteriocin-like protein; the encoded protein is MKNLKKIERQELKAIKGGINCPGGQICLINGKWQCMPYDGCGGGNQP